Genomic segment of Panicum virgatum strain AP13 chromosome 9N, P.virgatum_v5, whole genome shotgun sequence:
ATGAAACTAGCAAAATCATAGTTAATTGACTAGATGTAATTTCTGAATTAGGTACCAATGGTTCGTATGAAGACTCTGGATtcatttttcaaaagaaaaagagatGAATCAATTGATGGGGAGGGGCAAGATCTATTTGATGCTCCTTCTGTGCCTCAACTACTTGAATTGCAACCTGCAAgacaggaagaagaagaatagcAGCAACAAGAAAAAGAAGTTCGATTCAGTGATCAGGAACCCCATAGGCAAGAAGCAGCAACAGCTCAGTGtgaagaaagagaagaacagGGATAAGGCGAAGATTATCAAACAAATGAACATGTCATGTTTCGAGGCATTGAATTCTTGGAGAGGGATCCTGCACTTCGTCCACAAATTTGGCAGTACCCAAATAATCAGAGAGATCAAGTGGTGCGAGCATACTTGCACTTAGGACCCATTCAACCATTACTAAAGAAATATAAGCCTTCTAGGCCGAAAGGGCATCGACGCCGCTTCCAATAGATCTGGTTTAGTCAATTTCCATCTTGGTTGGAATACTAGAGAGTAGTGGCCGTGCATATTGTTTTTTCTGCTTCCTGTGCAGCAGAAACATAAAGAAGCGATGTGGTTTTGATGTCTTCACTGCACAAGGTTTTGACACCTAGAAGAAAGTTAATGATGGAAAAAAGTGTGCATTCTTAGTCCATGTAGGATCTGAACCTTGCTCACATCACAACAATGCAGTGGCGCCAGTAACATGAAGGGTGAATTCAATGGATTGCAAGCACTATTTCTATGAGAATGTCCTTATGCATATTATGTTCACTGCTATGCACATCGGTTGCAACTTGCTCTTGTCGCTGCAGCAAAGGATGTGGTTCCTATTACCCAGTTTTTTCAGAAACTTCTCTTTATTGTAAACACAGTTGACTCATCATCAAAGCGTCATGATGAGCTCCATGATGCCCAAATGGTTGAGCTTGCACGCTTGCTAGCTATTGACGAGCTTGAGACAGGTCAAGGAGCAAACCAGATTCGTTCACTGAAACGTCCAGGAGAGACTAGGTGGGGTTCTCACTTAGGTTCTGTCTCTAGTCTTATGGACATGTTCAATCCAGTGAGTTCAGTTCTATAGAACTTAGCCGCTGATTCAACAGCTGGTACACACCGTGCAGATGGATATACTTCTTTCAAGTACCTGACATCTTTTGAGTTTGTATTTATTCTATGCCTGATGAGGGAAATATTTGAAATAACTGAACACCTTGGTCAAGCTTTACAGAAGAAATCACAAGACATAGTAAATGCTATTTGGCTTGTGAAATCCACAAAGATTCTTCTTGAGCAAATGAGATCAGATGATGGATGGGAAACTTTCTACCTCACGGTTTTTGAGTTTTGCATGGAACATGATGTTGTTGTTCCAAACATGGAAGAAACATACATTTTGCGGGGTGGTCGTGCTCGTCGACAGCCTAATCATTTTACCAATGAGCATTATTTTCGGGTGGAGATATTTCGTGCAACAATTGACACTCAGCTAGCTGAATTAACTTTGAAGTTCAATGAGAAGGTGATGGATCTTTTGTCCCTTAGTGTTACATTGATACCAAAAAATGGCTTTGCTTCTTTCCAAGCAACAGAGATATGCAAAGTGGTTGAGAAGTACTACCCAGCAGATTTCAATCAACAAGAAATATTTGGATTAGAGGGTCAGCTGAAACATTTTGTTGCTGATGCATCCAAGAGTGAAGATATGAAAAATATTGCAACCCTAGTGGAGCTTTATCAATGCCTTGTTCAGACTGGACGACATAGGATCCTCAACTTGGTTGACAGATTGATACGTTTGCTTGTTACTCTCCTAGCTTCAACAGCTAGTGCTGAGCGTGCTTTCTCTATCCTGAAGATCCTCAAGACAAGGCTACGCAACAAAATGGATGATGGATACCTTGCTAACAGCTTGTTAGTACATGTCGAAGGTGAAACTGTAGGAAACTACACCTATGAAGATATAATCGCTGATTTCAAGGATATGAAGGACATAAGAGCAGACCTTTAGGTGGTGGTAGTATGTTCTGCGTCTATTTTTGTATATATGGTCATCTGTTCTTTATGACTTAATTACATAGCTAGTGTTACTCCGTATGGTTTACTTGTATTTTGGTACGGTTATGGTTAGTCTGACAAGATGACAATGTGAATTGTCATGGCCACTTGTATTTTGTGATATATGACCAAATATATCtttaatatatatgtatatataaccGTTATTTCTGAACTGTTGAACTGAATTTCACTTGCTTTCTCAAATCGGCCCCCTACAATTAGCTTCACCCTCCGCCACTGCATGGTGGAATGGTTGCAGAGGGCGAATGAGAAGCAACCGGCAGTTTTGCAGTGAATGAATTCCTTGGGAAATAGCCGAGAAAAAAATGCTTGCATCTTTGTTTTTTGGCTTTGCCATTGTGTTattattcttctcttttctcttttttttttttgctgcatGTCCTTAGTGTGACAAGTTGTACAACCCCCATGCACCACACTATTCTCTTTGTGCAAAACTTGTTTCTCCAGAATTACTCAAACCAACTAAATTGAAAAGTTTACGGTTCCATAAAAGGTGGAGTTGAAACTACAAGTGATGTGTGGAATAGCGTGAACTAACTAGCTACCGCACAATACCTTACAGCTAATAATCAAATAGCTAATAATCTGTCAAACAACAAAGGGAAACAATGATGGAGCTCCACTTCAGAATGCGATACTTCACAACATGACAACCAAAACCGTGTAGCACGCGTAAAGGTTGTCTTTTTATATTGTGAAAAGGTATGTGGGAAAGCGTGTGCTACGAATTATTGGAGAATGTTTGGTAGTTGGTACATTCAAATCTTCAAAGGTATAATCTCTAAAGCAAAACGAACGGAAAGCAGGGAGAGAGTGCCTACAATTTTGGCGTCAACATGGAAGACTTGACTTACCAACCATTTTGTTCTGGAAGAATGTTGGAACATCTTCAAGAAGGTATACATGACAAATTGGCAATGGTACCGCTCTTGACTCTTTGTGGACGTAATGTCATTGGCATACTACTTGCTTcactgaaagtctgaaacaaAGGCAAGTGTGAAACACTCCTAAAACAGATTCAGATATTCCAAGCGAAGGCAATAATGCATAGCAGCAGGAAGACTGAACAGCAAAACGGCCTCGATTGCTTCCTTCTGAATTCTGATCAAACATGAGCCAAGCCTGGGTTTGGGCTAGAGAAATTTGGAGAGCCGGCCCAACAAGGCTGGGTTTGGGCTAGAGAAATTTGGAGAGACGGCCCAACAAGGCCGGGTTTGGGCTCGCCAGCTCAGCCAAGTTTGCTGGAAAGCAACAATAAAACATGTTCTTTTCATTCATAACCATAAATGGAGTCCGAGTgaagttttttttagaaaacagGGATTCACCCCAGCTTTTAAAGAAAGCGTATAACGGGTTTACAGAGGGTTTACTGGGGATACCAGTTTACAAAGGAAGAACAGCGAACGGTATAGAGTATCTAGGAAAgccgaaagaaaaaaaaaacaagttacATAAAAGCTTCATCAGGTGGGCGGCTATTCAGCTTGAGCAGGAACTCCTCCATCCAGCATCTTACTTGTCCCTCTAGTATTTGTAGGTTATGTTGGTCCTCGTTTCGCAGACGAACCTGAAGGAGGATTGGACTCGTCAATCATGGCCCACTCAGGATCGGAGAAGCGGGGCGTGGCGGTGCTGCTGACATGGTCCCGGAGGCCGAACTTTCCAAAGGCCGTGTCGAAGAGGCGCCGCCATTGGGAGTAGGAGGTGCGCTCAAGATCGAGGACTATATGAACATGCGCGCGGATGTTCACAGTCTGGATCTGAGCGAGAGAGACAGTGGAGTTTGAGGGGTGGGTAGGTCCCATGttggcgcggcggaggagagcGGCGAGAGCATCAGAGGACTgcgccgtggaggaggaggaagaatcaGAGGCTAGGGCAGAAACGGAGCTGACATCCATGGCAGCGGAAGGAGGCGAGGAAGGCGACGAGAACGGGTTAACAAAATCGTCGGATTCCCCGTCTGATACCATGAAGGAGGATTAGAGTGTCAACACGACTTGTATTGATCTCCTGTTTGGGTATTTATACATGTACACAAGCACAACGTGCAGGCAACTAACTAGCCTAACCAATCGGAGCGATCCCAGGAAATAGGAACGTGGAGCGACTCTTCAGGAGGACGGTGGCCGCGGTGACCATGTCGCCAACAGAACCTTCCACCACTGTAAGAAAGCATTAATTTTGAAAAGAATATCAGAGAGAGCTCTAGGGAATTTTCCTTCAATGGCTCTTTTATTGCGAGTTGTCCATAACCCCCACAGCACAGTAGTTAGTAGGACAAGTTTCAGATTGTAGCTAGCACACCCAAAGGGGAGCCAAAGGTCTAGGAAATCCTGTAAGCTTCTCGGCGCTCTATCGAGTCCAAGTGAAGTTGGTACACAAATGGCTATTTTTGTTTGCCTTCAAAACAACTCTTTTATGTTCATCAGGAAAAACGTTCTAGGTTTTCACAATTCAAGATAGAGCAGAGAGAAAGACAAATATTCAAAAATAGTGCCAATTTTGTCAAACTAATAAACTAGGAGTAGGATACATGTATCTGAACCTATGCATGCCATCACAGGATCAACGAACCCATCATAATAAACTGTTCCCCTCTTTTGCATGGTACAGCATACAGTATTTCGTACGTACTGATTCTCACTGTGTTCGGCTTgttgctccagctccagcccaacattatttttctctcacaccactccagctccagcctccagctccagccagcccaacattatttttctctcacaccattccagctCAAGCCTcaagctccagcctgccgaacgcagtgtCTGTTGATTTGGCATGATACTGTAACATACAGTGATCTGATTTGCATAATAAAGTGTACAAGCATTATAAAACATACAGGAGTATCTCTAGTACAGAGCATGCACGCTGCCTAAATGCCTGGTCCCCTGCCTCATCACTGCGCAAGAAGCATTTGGTGAAGCCAGGGTCCATCAGCAAATGGCCTGACATTAGTTGAGCTTGAGCATCCATCAGGGAATCCAGCCAGAGGGCTTAAACTAGAGCTGGTCCTCAATGCATAAAACAATAGACACCTCCAGCTCAAGGTTGCCAGATCCAGAGGAGAGCCACTGTGTTCTTGGAGCCACAAAAGCTTTCACCAACCCATTTTGTTTCTCTCCTGAGACCATCAGTAGAATACTACAACAAGACACTAAAAATCTCAAGTCTGATCCGTTAGAGAGGGCCGATGCCCCCAGATGCCAACCTAAAGCAAAGACTGCCAAAAAGAACTCTGCAATCCGACAGGTCGGATAGTTAACTAAAGCCAAGAAGATCAAGATctacctcctctctctctctctgttatAAGAAACAAAGGAGCAGGAAAAGAGCAAACGCATCAAAGGGGGGCGGATCGATCGGATCTTCGTACCGACACTTGGAACGCCGCAAACCCATGATATTCAATTGGGAAATGGGCACTTGGCATGATGAAATTTGGATCCCATTCAGAAGCAAGAGCTACTTAAGCCAGCAAACTGTTTTGTCCCGGCCCCATGGAAAACTATCTAGGGATGCTGGTACTGTACATGTACCTTCTGATGTGATCGGAGTTCAGAGCTCACATGATATTTTGGGCCCGTTTGTTTGAGCTCCGACTCCAGCTCTGCGCCTCACTTCCGTACCGGAGAAGCAGGAGCCACGCCAAATGGTGATTTCGGTGGAGCCGCTCCAAAACATTTAcaggaggagccagagccgtTTTTGTACTGCTTTGGTGGAGCCACAAATAGCAGCTCCGTCGCTCCAGCTCCGCGTGCGAAGCTCTCCGCGAGGAGCCCAAACAAATGGGGCCTTTCTCTGGACCAAGgcagcgtttagttcccaaatttgTTTGCACTGTACCCATCAAATCAAGTTTTCGAACACATGCAATGCAtgtaatattaaatatagttgaaaaaataactaattacacaatttaactgattcatacgagatgaatctaatgatgttgattaatccatgattggatattatttgtcaagtaataaTGAAACGTGCTAAAGTacccaaacccaaactttttcaccaactaaacacccccaaaTTGTTCTACACAGACACTGGGTTCTCTGGCTAAACAGAAGGGTCAGAGAGTTCAGACACAGCTACATGACATCTCATATCCTACGTGAGCTGTTTGTGGATCTCTTGTTGTATTGATGAACTAGCATGTCGGAgctccgctgtggtcagcctaaCATTTGGATTGGTGTGCCCTGACAGGTGAACTAAATAACCAAATGGCTGCACTGCACAGTATGTTCTTCCTCATTGTATGCAACTAAGCGTATAGCCCGcgagtattgaaaattcaaaaattcgcaTGTCATTGTATActtaaaaattatactattttttaccatacatcaccctattcattatcgtttgattaaaacaattcaaatatgatttgCCTGTAATatcaatttgatttgttgagctttaataatattatgcatataattatttttatttttgttttattttgattgattgttgttagcgctttagtttttattaatagtatatgtttgtaacggacacatagctaaatggtattttatatttaatttttcgtaatggcattggtgggtgatttttaattaggcctAGGGATATTTTAGGCTATTTTTtccataatggcagtggtgggtaatttttatttttctatttttctctgatTAACGTGAAAATTTCTAGTCCTTGAGAGTGAAtatggaggctccgtttgttgactaaataataagataatagattatgTGCATAGGATCGAGCGCATTTGttctcttttttcctttttcgagAGGTGCAACTGAAAGCATACAAGATGGTAAAGAGAAGTAAAGTGCCGCGATCGATTTGAAACGGTGCACGAGGGTATCAAAAGGAGAACACCAACGTGAGACGGATAAAGAAGGCGAAGGTGAGGCTAGAGGAATAAGAGCACTAGGGCATGGTGATGGGCGATGATGATTCCTAGAGGGAAAAGCCGGAAAGGAAGCCGTCAAGATCATCACTAAACTAGAGAGAGATGCCATAGGGATTACGGAGGACGATGCACACAATCCTGGGGCAGGTTACTGGTGCTGACTGCTGACCAAACAGAtaccatttttttaaaaaaaaaacgggAGCCTTTTTTTGATTTGTATGAGAATCAGACTGACTCTTATATATATGAGCTTTTCAGAGATATTATCCCTGGAACTCCTGCTTCCTGCATCGTTCATGCAGTAAGATTTTGAGCTTGAGCATTTGTACCCAAAGCCTCCCTCCATTCCAGACAGTGACTCCGTAATGTAGGGActtgacaaaattttatttatgaAGCCATGCATCCGGAGTGACCCATGATCCATCCGACAAGATATGAGCAGGGGCACTGTACACCCGACCAAGGAAAATAGTGGCCGTACGACACCAGTCTGGCA
This window contains:
- the LOC120689167 gene encoding uncharacterized protein LOC120689167, encoding MREIFEITEHLGQALQKKSQDIVNAIWLVKSTKILLEQMRSDDGWETFYLTVFEFCMEHDVVVPNMEETYILRGGRARRQPNHFTNEHYFRVEIFRATIDTQLAELTLKFNEKVMDLLSLSVTLIPKNGFASFQATEICKVVEKYYPADFNQQEIFGLEGQLKHFVADASKSEDMKNIATLVELYQCLVQTGRHRILNLVDRLIRLLVTLLASTASAERAFSILKILKTRLRNKMDDGYLANSLLVHVEGETVGNYTYEDIIADFKDMKDIRADL